A genomic stretch from Ovis canadensis isolate MfBH-ARS-UI-01 breed Bighorn chromosome 5, ARS-UI_OviCan_v2, whole genome shotgun sequence includes:
- the TLE2 gene encoding transducin-like enhancer protein 2 isoform X2 yields MYPQGRHPTPLQSGQPFKFSILEICDRIKEEFQFLQAQYHSLKLECEKLASEKTEMQRHYVMYYEMSYGLNIEMHKQAEIVKRLSGICAQIIPFLTQEHQQQVLQAVERAKQVTVGELNSLIGQQQLQPLAHHAPPVPLTPRPAGLVGSSATGLLALSGALAAQAQLAAVTKEERAGVEAEGSRVERVPSRSVSPSPPESVVEEERPSGLGGNGKQRAEEKDLSGPYESDEDKSDYNLVVDECHPHSSSPPQTQDQPSEPPSPATTPCGKASTCIPARRDLVDSPASLASSLGSPLPRAKELVLNDLPASTPASKSCDSSPPQDASTPGPSSASHLRQLAAKPAPSTDSIALRSPLTLSSPFTTSFSLGSHSALNGDLSVPSSYVSLHLSPQVSGSVVYGRSPMMAFESHPHLRGSSISSSLPTIPGGKPAYSFHVSADGQMQPVPFPSDALVGAGIPRHARQLHTLAHGEVVCAVTISGSTQHVYTGGKGCVKVWDVGQPGAKMPVAQLDCLNRDNYIRSCKLLPDGRSLIVGGEASTLSIWDLAAPTPRIKAELTSSAPACYALAVSPDAKVCFSCCSDGNIVVWDLQNQTMVRQFQGHTDGASCIDISDYGTRLWTGGLDNTVRCWDLREGRQLQQHDFSSQIFSLGHCPNQDWLAVGMESSSVELLHVRKPEKYQLHLHESCVLSLKFASCGRWFVSTGKDNLLNAWRTPYGASIFQSKESSSVLSCDISGNNKYIVTGSGDKKATVYEVVY; encoded by the exons ATGTACCCCCAGGGAAGGCACCCG ACCCCGCTTCAGTCTGGCCAGCCCTTCAAGTTCTCGATCTTGGAGATCTGCGACCGCATCAAAGAAGAATTCCAGTTTCTTCAGGCTCAGTACCACAG CCTCAAGCTGGAGTGTGAGAAGTTGGCCAGTGAGAAGACAGAAATGCAGCGACATTATGTCATG TACTATGAAATGTCCTACGGGCTCAACATCGAAATGCATAAGCAG GCCGAGATTGTGAAGCGTCTCAGTGGGATCTGTGCTCAGATTAtccccttcctgactcaggag cacCAACAGCAGGTCCTGCAGGCTGTGGAGCGGGCCAAGCAGGTGACAGTCGGGGAGCTGAACAGCCTCATTGGG cagcagcagctccagccactggcccaccacgCCCCCCCTGTGCCCCTCACCCCTCGCCCAGCGGGGCTGGTGGGCAGCAGTGCTACGGGGCTGCTGGCCCTGTCGGGAGCcctggccgcccaggctcagctggcCGCGGTCACCAAGGAGGAGCGGGCAGGCGTGGAGGCGGAGGGGTCCAGAG TGGAGAGAGTCCCTAGCAGG AGTGTGTCTCCCTCACCCCCGGAGAGTGTGGTGGAAGAGGAGCGGCCCAGCGGCCTGGGTGGAAATGGAAAGCAGAGAGCCGAGGAGAAGGATCTGTCAGGACCTTAT GAGAGTGACGAGGACAAGAGCGACTACAACCTGGTGGTGGACGAG TGCCACCCCCATTCATCGTCACCTCCTCAAACCCAGGACCAACCCTCCGAGCCCCCCAGCCCAGCAACCACCCCATGTGGAAAGGCATCTACCTGCATCCCTGCTCGTCGGGACCTCGTGGACAGTCCAGCCTCCTTGGCCTCCAGCCTTGGCTCACCACTCCCCAGAGCCAAGGAACTCGTCCTG AACGATCTTCCGGCCAGCACTCCTGCCTCCAAATCCTGCGACTCCTCCCCGCCCCAGGACGCATCCACCCCTGGGCCCAGCTCGGCCAGTCACCTCCGCCAGCTAGCAGCCAAGCCTGCGCCTTCCACAGACAGTATTG CCCTGAGGAGTCCCCTGACCCTGTCCAGTCCCTTCACCACATCCTTCAGCCTGGGCTCCCACAGCGCCCTTAACGGGGACCTCTCCGTGCCCAGCTCCTATGTCAGCCTCCACCTGTCCCCCCAGGTCAGCGGCTCTGTGGTGTACGGACGCTCTCCCATG ATGGCGTTTGAGTCTCACCCACATCTCCGAGGGTCATCCATCTCTTCCTCCCTGCCCACCATCCCTGGGGGAAAGCC GGCCTACTCCTTCCACGTGTCTGCGGACGGGCAGATGCAGccggtgcccttcccttccgatGCACTGGTAGGCGCAGGCATCCCACGGCATGCGCGGCAGCTGCACACGCTGGCACACGGCGAGGTGGTCTGTGCAGTCACCATCAGCGGCTCCACACAGCACGTGTACACGGGTGGCAAGGGCTGTGTGAAGGTGTGGGACGTGGGCCAGCCCGGCGCCAAGATGCCAGTGGCCCAGCTGGACTGCCTG AACCGGGACAACTACATTCGTTCCTGCAAGTTGCTGCCAGACGGCCGGAGTCTGATTGTGGGCGGTGAAGCCAGCACCTTGTCCATCTGGGACCTGGCGGCACCCACTCCTCGCATCAAGGCGGAGCTGACCTCCTCGGCGCCCGCCTGCTATGCCCTGGCCGTCAGTCCTGACGCCAAGGTCTGCTTCTCCTGCTGCAGCGATGGCAACATCGTGGTCTGGGACCTGCAGAACCAGACCATGGTCAG GCAGTTCCAGGGCCACACGGATGGGGCCAGCTGCATCGACATTTCGGATTATGGCACTCGGCTCTGGACAGGGGGCCTGGACAACACCGTGCGCTGCTGGGACCTGCGGGAGGGGCGCCAGCTGCAGCAGCATGACTTCAGCTCCCAG ATTTTTTCCCTGGGCCACTGCCCTAACCAGGACTGGCTGGCCGTTGGCATGGAGAGCAGTAGTGTGGAGCTCCTACATGTCCGGAAGCCCGAGAAATACCAGCTGCATCTCCACGAGAGCTGCGTGCTGTCCCTCAAGTTTGCCTCCTGCG GGCGGTGGTTCGTGAGCACAGGGAAGGACAACCTGCTCAATGCCTGGAGGACGCCGTACGGGGCCAGCATCTTCCAG TCCAAGGAGTCCtcctctgtgctcagttgtgacATCTCCGGGAACAACAAGTACATCGTGACAGGCTCTGGGGACAAGAAGGCCACCGTGTATGAGGTGGTCTACTGA
- the TLE2 gene encoding transducin-like enhancer protein 2 isoform X3 yields the protein MYPQGRHPTPLQSGQPFKFSILEICDRIKEEFQFLQAQYHSLKLECEKLASEKTEMQRHYVMYYEMSYGLNIEMHKQAEIVKRLSGICAQIIPFLTQEHQQQVLQAVERAKQVTVGELNSLIGQQLQPLAHHAPPVPLTPRPAGLVGSSATGLLALSGALAAQAQLAAVTKEERAGVEAEGSRVERVPSRSVSPSPPESVVEEERPSGLGGNGKQRAEEKDLSGPYESDEDKSDYNLVVDECHPHSSSPPQTQDQPSEPPSPATTPCGKASTCIPARRDLVDSPASLASSLGSPLPRAKELVLNDLPASTPASKSCDSSPPQDASTPGPSSASHLRQLAAKPAPSTDSIALRSPLTLSSPFTTSFSLGSHSALNGDLSVPSSYVSLHLSPQVSGSVVYGRSPMMAFESHPHLRGSSISSSLPTIPGGKPAYSFHVSADGQMQPVPFPSDALVGAGIPRHARQLHTLAHGEVVCAVTISGSTQHVYTGGKGCVKVWDVGQPGAKMPVAQLDCLNRDNYIRSCKLLPDGRSLIVGGEASTLSIWDLAAPTPRIKAELTSSAPACYALAVSPDAKVCFSCCSDGNIVVWDLQNQTMVRQFQGHTDGASCIDISDYGTRLWTGGLDNTVRCWDLREGRQLQQHDFSSQIFSLGHCPNQDWLAVGMESSSVELLHVRKPEKYQLHLHESCVLSLKFASCGRWFVSTGKDNLLNAWRTPYGASIFQSKESSSVLSCDISGNNKYIVTGSGDKKATVYEVVY from the exons ATGTACCCCCAGGGAAGGCACCCG ACCCCGCTTCAGTCTGGCCAGCCCTTCAAGTTCTCGATCTTGGAGATCTGCGACCGCATCAAAGAAGAATTCCAGTTTCTTCAGGCTCAGTACCACAG CCTCAAGCTGGAGTGTGAGAAGTTGGCCAGTGAGAAGACAGAAATGCAGCGACATTATGTCATG TACTATGAAATGTCCTACGGGCTCAACATCGAAATGCATAAGCAG GCCGAGATTGTGAAGCGTCTCAGTGGGATCTGTGCTCAGATTAtccccttcctgactcaggag cacCAACAGCAGGTCCTGCAGGCTGTGGAGCGGGCCAAGCAGGTGACAGTCGGGGAGCTGAACAGCCTCATTGGG cagcagctccagccactggcccaccacgCCCCCCCTGTGCCCCTCACCCCTCGCCCAGCGGGGCTGGTGGGCAGCAGTGCTACGGGGCTGCTGGCCCTGTCGGGAGCcctggccgcccaggctcagctggcCGCGGTCACCAAGGAGGAGCGGGCAGGCGTGGAGGCGGAGGGGTCCAGAG TGGAGAGAGTCCCTAGCAGG AGTGTGTCTCCCTCACCCCCGGAGAGTGTGGTGGAAGAGGAGCGGCCCAGCGGCCTGGGTGGAAATGGAAAGCAGAGAGCCGAGGAGAAGGATCTGTCAGGACCTTAT GAGAGTGACGAGGACAAGAGCGACTACAACCTGGTGGTGGACGAG TGCCACCCCCATTCATCGTCACCTCCTCAAACCCAGGACCAACCCTCCGAGCCCCCCAGCCCAGCAACCACCCCATGTGGAAAGGCATCTACCTGCATCCCTGCTCGTCGGGACCTCGTGGACAGTCCAGCCTCCTTGGCCTCCAGCCTTGGCTCACCACTCCCCAGAGCCAAGGAACTCGTCCTG AACGATCTTCCGGCCAGCACTCCTGCCTCCAAATCCTGCGACTCCTCCCCGCCCCAGGACGCATCCACCCCTGGGCCCAGCTCGGCCAGTCACCTCCGCCAGCTAGCAGCCAAGCCTGCGCCTTCCACAGACAGTATTG CCCTGAGGAGTCCCCTGACCCTGTCCAGTCCCTTCACCACATCCTTCAGCCTGGGCTCCCACAGCGCCCTTAACGGGGACCTCTCCGTGCCCAGCTCCTATGTCAGCCTCCACCTGTCCCCCCAGGTCAGCGGCTCTGTGGTGTACGGACGCTCTCCCATG ATGGCGTTTGAGTCTCACCCACATCTCCGAGGGTCATCCATCTCTTCCTCCCTGCCCACCATCCCTGGGGGAAAGCC GGCCTACTCCTTCCACGTGTCTGCGGACGGGCAGATGCAGccggtgcccttcccttccgatGCACTGGTAGGCGCAGGCATCCCACGGCATGCGCGGCAGCTGCACACGCTGGCACACGGCGAGGTGGTCTGTGCAGTCACCATCAGCGGCTCCACACAGCACGTGTACACGGGTGGCAAGGGCTGTGTGAAGGTGTGGGACGTGGGCCAGCCCGGCGCCAAGATGCCAGTGGCCCAGCTGGACTGCCTG AACCGGGACAACTACATTCGTTCCTGCAAGTTGCTGCCAGACGGCCGGAGTCTGATTGTGGGCGGTGAAGCCAGCACCTTGTCCATCTGGGACCTGGCGGCACCCACTCCTCGCATCAAGGCGGAGCTGACCTCCTCGGCGCCCGCCTGCTATGCCCTGGCCGTCAGTCCTGACGCCAAGGTCTGCTTCTCCTGCTGCAGCGATGGCAACATCGTGGTCTGGGACCTGCAGAACCAGACCATGGTCAG GCAGTTCCAGGGCCACACGGATGGGGCCAGCTGCATCGACATTTCGGATTATGGCACTCGGCTCTGGACAGGGGGCCTGGACAACACCGTGCGCTGCTGGGACCTGCGGGAGGGGCGCCAGCTGCAGCAGCATGACTTCAGCTCCCAG ATTTTTTCCCTGGGCCACTGCCCTAACCAGGACTGGCTGGCCGTTGGCATGGAGAGCAGTAGTGTGGAGCTCCTACATGTCCGGAAGCCCGAGAAATACCAGCTGCATCTCCACGAGAGCTGCGTGCTGTCCCTCAAGTTTGCCTCCTGCG GGCGGTGGTTCGTGAGCACAGGGAAGGACAACCTGCTCAATGCCTGGAGGACGCCGTACGGGGCCAGCATCTTCCAG TCCAAGGAGTCCtcctctgtgctcagttgtgacATCTCCGGGAACAACAAGTACATCGTGACAGGCTCTGGGGACAAGAAGGCCACCGTGTATGAGGTGGTCTACTGA
- the TLE2 gene encoding transducin-like enhancer protein 2 isoform X6, which yields MYPQGRHPTPLQSGQPFKFSILEICDRIKEEFQFLQAQYHSLKLECEKLASEKTEMQRHYVMYYEMSYGLNIEMHKQAEIVKRLSGICAQIIPFLTQEHQQQVLQAVERAKQVTVGELNSLIGQQQLQPLAHHAPPVPLTPRPAGLVGSSATGLLALSGALAAQAQLAAVTKEERAGVEAEGSRVERVPSRSVSPSPPESVVEEERPSGLGGNGKQRAEEKDLSGPYESDEDKSDYNLVVDEDQPSEPPSPATTPCGKASTCIPARRDLVDSPASLASSLGSPLPRAKELVLNDLPASTPASKSCDSSPPQDASTPGPSSASHLRQLAAKPAPSTDSIALRSPLTLSSPFTTSFSLGSHSALNGDLSVPSSYVSLHLSPQVSGSVVYGRSPMMAFESHPHLRGSSISSSLPTIPGGKPAYSFHVSADGQMQPVPFPSDALVGAGIPRHARQLHTLAHGEVVCAVTISGSTQHVYTGGKGCVKVWDVGQPGAKMPVAQLDCLNRDNYIRSCKLLPDGRSLIVGGEASTLSIWDLAAPTPRIKAELTSSAPACYALAVSPDAKVCFSCCSDGNIVVWDLQNQTMVRQFQGHTDGASCIDISDYGTRLWTGGLDNTVRCWDLREGRQLQQHDFSSQIFSLGHCPNQDWLAVGMESSSVELLHVRKPEKYQLHLHESCVLSLKFASCGRWFVSTGKDNLLNAWRTPYGASIFQSKESSSVLSCDISGNNKYIVTGSGDKKATVYEVVY from the exons ATGTACCCCCAGGGAAGGCACCCG ACCCCGCTTCAGTCTGGCCAGCCCTTCAAGTTCTCGATCTTGGAGATCTGCGACCGCATCAAAGAAGAATTCCAGTTTCTTCAGGCTCAGTACCACAG CCTCAAGCTGGAGTGTGAGAAGTTGGCCAGTGAGAAGACAGAAATGCAGCGACATTATGTCATG TACTATGAAATGTCCTACGGGCTCAACATCGAAATGCATAAGCAG GCCGAGATTGTGAAGCGTCTCAGTGGGATCTGTGCTCAGATTAtccccttcctgactcaggag cacCAACAGCAGGTCCTGCAGGCTGTGGAGCGGGCCAAGCAGGTGACAGTCGGGGAGCTGAACAGCCTCATTGGG cagcagcagctccagccactggcccaccacgCCCCCCCTGTGCCCCTCACCCCTCGCCCAGCGGGGCTGGTGGGCAGCAGTGCTACGGGGCTGCTGGCCCTGTCGGGAGCcctggccgcccaggctcagctggcCGCGGTCACCAAGGAGGAGCGGGCAGGCGTGGAGGCGGAGGGGTCCAGAG TGGAGAGAGTCCCTAGCAGG AGTGTGTCTCCCTCACCCCCGGAGAGTGTGGTGGAAGAGGAGCGGCCCAGCGGCCTGGGTGGAAATGGAAAGCAGAGAGCCGAGGAGAAGGATCTGTCAGGACCTTAT GAGAGTGACGAGGACAAGAGCGACTACAACCTGGTGGTGGACGAG GACCAACCCTCCGAGCCCCCCAGCCCAGCAACCACCCCATGTGGAAAGGCATCTACCTGCATCCCTGCTCGTCGGGACCTCGTGGACAGTCCAGCCTCCTTGGCCTCCAGCCTTGGCTCACCACTCCCCAGAGCCAAGGAACTCGTCCTG AACGATCTTCCGGCCAGCACTCCTGCCTCCAAATCCTGCGACTCCTCCCCGCCCCAGGACGCATCCACCCCTGGGCCCAGCTCGGCCAGTCACCTCCGCCAGCTAGCAGCCAAGCCTGCGCCTTCCACAGACAGTATTG CCCTGAGGAGTCCCCTGACCCTGTCCAGTCCCTTCACCACATCCTTCAGCCTGGGCTCCCACAGCGCCCTTAACGGGGACCTCTCCGTGCCCAGCTCCTATGTCAGCCTCCACCTGTCCCCCCAGGTCAGCGGCTCTGTGGTGTACGGACGCTCTCCCATG ATGGCGTTTGAGTCTCACCCACATCTCCGAGGGTCATCCATCTCTTCCTCCCTGCCCACCATCCCTGGGGGAAAGCC GGCCTACTCCTTCCACGTGTCTGCGGACGGGCAGATGCAGccggtgcccttcccttccgatGCACTGGTAGGCGCAGGCATCCCACGGCATGCGCGGCAGCTGCACACGCTGGCACACGGCGAGGTGGTCTGTGCAGTCACCATCAGCGGCTCCACACAGCACGTGTACACGGGTGGCAAGGGCTGTGTGAAGGTGTGGGACGTGGGCCAGCCCGGCGCCAAGATGCCAGTGGCCCAGCTGGACTGCCTG AACCGGGACAACTACATTCGTTCCTGCAAGTTGCTGCCAGACGGCCGGAGTCTGATTGTGGGCGGTGAAGCCAGCACCTTGTCCATCTGGGACCTGGCGGCACCCACTCCTCGCATCAAGGCGGAGCTGACCTCCTCGGCGCCCGCCTGCTATGCCCTGGCCGTCAGTCCTGACGCCAAGGTCTGCTTCTCCTGCTGCAGCGATGGCAACATCGTGGTCTGGGACCTGCAGAACCAGACCATGGTCAG GCAGTTCCAGGGCCACACGGATGGGGCCAGCTGCATCGACATTTCGGATTATGGCACTCGGCTCTGGACAGGGGGCCTGGACAACACCGTGCGCTGCTGGGACCTGCGGGAGGGGCGCCAGCTGCAGCAGCATGACTTCAGCTCCCAG ATTTTTTCCCTGGGCCACTGCCCTAACCAGGACTGGCTGGCCGTTGGCATGGAGAGCAGTAGTGTGGAGCTCCTACATGTCCGGAAGCCCGAGAAATACCAGCTGCATCTCCACGAGAGCTGCGTGCTGTCCCTCAAGTTTGCCTCCTGCG GGCGGTGGTTCGTGAGCACAGGGAAGGACAACCTGCTCAATGCCTGGAGGACGCCGTACGGGGCCAGCATCTTCCAG TCCAAGGAGTCCtcctctgtgctcagttgtgacATCTCCGGGAACAACAAGTACATCGTGACAGGCTCTGGGGACAAGAAGGCCACCGTGTATGAGGTGGTCTACTGA
- the TLE2 gene encoding transducin-like enhancer protein 2 isoform X8: protein MYPQGRHPTPLQSGQPFKFSILEICDRIKEEFQFLQAQYHSLKLECEKLASEKTEMQRHYVMYYEMSYGLNIEMHKQAEIVKRLSGICAQIIPFLTQEHQQQVLQAVERAKQVTVGELNSLIGQQQLQPLAHHAPPVPLTPRPAGLVGSSATGLLALSGALAAQAQLAAVTKEERAGVEAEGSRVERVPSRSVSPSPPESVVEEERPSGLGGNGKQRAEEKDLSGPYESDEDKSDYNLVVDECHPHSSSPPQTQDQPSEPPSPATTPCGKASTCIPARRDLVDSPASLASSLGSPLPRAKELVLSCPIPQNDLPASTPASKSCDSSPPQDASTPGPSSASHLRQLAAKPAPSTDSIALRSPLTLSSPFTTSFSLGSHSALNGDLSVPSSYVSLHLSPQVSGSVVYGRSPMMAFESHPHLRGSSISSSLPTIPGGKPAYSFHVSADGQMQPVPFPSDALVGAGIPRHARQLHTLAHGEVVCAVTISGSTQHVYTGGKGCVKVWDVGQPGAKMPVAQLDCLNRDNYIRSCKLLPDGRSLIVGGEASTLSIWDLAAPTPRIKAELTSSAPACYALAVSPDAKVCFSCCSDGNIVVWDLQNQTMVRQFQGHTDGASCIDISDYGTRLWTGGLDNTVRCWDLREGRQLQQHDFSSQIFSLGHCPNQDWLAVGMESSSVELLHVRKPEKYQLHLHESCVLSLKFASCGRWFVSTGKDNLLNAWRTPYGASIFQSKESSSVLSCDISGNNKYIVTGSGDKKATVYEVVY from the exons ATGTACCCCCAGGGAAGGCACCCG ACCCCGCTTCAGTCTGGCCAGCCCTTCAAGTTCTCGATCTTGGAGATCTGCGACCGCATCAAAGAAGAATTCCAGTTTCTTCAGGCTCAGTACCACAG CCTCAAGCTGGAGTGTGAGAAGTTGGCCAGTGAGAAGACAGAAATGCAGCGACATTATGTCATG TACTATGAAATGTCCTACGGGCTCAACATCGAAATGCATAAGCAG GCCGAGATTGTGAAGCGTCTCAGTGGGATCTGTGCTCAGATTAtccccttcctgactcaggag cacCAACAGCAGGTCCTGCAGGCTGTGGAGCGGGCCAAGCAGGTGACAGTCGGGGAGCTGAACAGCCTCATTGGG cagcagcagctccagccactggcccaccacgCCCCCCCTGTGCCCCTCACCCCTCGCCCAGCGGGGCTGGTGGGCAGCAGTGCTACGGGGCTGCTGGCCCTGTCGGGAGCcctggccgcccaggctcagctggcCGCGGTCACCAAGGAGGAGCGGGCAGGCGTGGAGGCGGAGGGGTCCAGAG TGGAGAGAGTCCCTAGCAGG AGTGTGTCTCCCTCACCCCCGGAGAGTGTGGTGGAAGAGGAGCGGCCCAGCGGCCTGGGTGGAAATGGAAAGCAGAGAGCCGAGGAGAAGGATCTGTCAGGACCTTAT GAGAGTGACGAGGACAAGAGCGACTACAACCTGGTGGTGGACGAG TGCCACCCCCATTCATCGTCACCTCCTCAAACCCAGGACCAACCCTCCGAGCCCCCCAGCCCAGCAACCACCCCATGTGGAAAGGCATCTACCTGCATCCCTGCTCGTCGGGACCTCGTGGACAGTCCAGCCTCCTTGGCCTCCAGCCTTGGCTCACCACTCCCCAGAGCCAAGGAACTCGTCCTG TCCTGCCCTATCCCCCAGAACGATCTTCCGGCCAGCACTCCTGCCTCCAAATCCTGCGACTCCTCCCCGCCCCAGGACGCATCCACCCCTGGGCCCAGCTCGGCCAGTCACCTCCGCCAGCTAGCAGCCAAGCCTGCGCCTTCCACAGACAGTATTG CCCTGAGGAGTCCCCTGACCCTGTCCAGTCCCTTCACCACATCCTTCAGCCTGGGCTCCCACAGCGCCCTTAACGGGGACCTCTCCGTGCCCAGCTCCTATGTCAGCCTCCACCTGTCCCCCCAGGTCAGCGGCTCTGTGGTGTACGGACGCTCTCCCATG ATGGCGTTTGAGTCTCACCCACATCTCCGAGGGTCATCCATCTCTTCCTCCCTGCCCACCATCCCTGGGGGAAAGCC GGCCTACTCCTTCCACGTGTCTGCGGACGGGCAGATGCAGccggtgcccttcccttccgatGCACTGGTAGGCGCAGGCATCCCACGGCATGCGCGGCAGCTGCACACGCTGGCACACGGCGAGGTGGTCTGTGCAGTCACCATCAGCGGCTCCACACAGCACGTGTACACGGGTGGCAAGGGCTGTGTGAAGGTGTGGGACGTGGGCCAGCCCGGCGCCAAGATGCCAGTGGCCCAGCTGGACTGCCTG AACCGGGACAACTACATTCGTTCCTGCAAGTTGCTGCCAGACGGCCGGAGTCTGATTGTGGGCGGTGAAGCCAGCACCTTGTCCATCTGGGACCTGGCGGCACCCACTCCTCGCATCAAGGCGGAGCTGACCTCCTCGGCGCCCGCCTGCTATGCCCTGGCCGTCAGTCCTGACGCCAAGGTCTGCTTCTCCTGCTGCAGCGATGGCAACATCGTGGTCTGGGACCTGCAGAACCAGACCATGGTCAG GCAGTTCCAGGGCCACACGGATGGGGCCAGCTGCATCGACATTTCGGATTATGGCACTCGGCTCTGGACAGGGGGCCTGGACAACACCGTGCGCTGCTGGGACCTGCGGGAGGGGCGCCAGCTGCAGCAGCATGACTTCAGCTCCCAG ATTTTTTCCCTGGGCCACTGCCCTAACCAGGACTGGCTGGCCGTTGGCATGGAGAGCAGTAGTGTGGAGCTCCTACATGTCCGGAAGCCCGAGAAATACCAGCTGCATCTCCACGAGAGCTGCGTGCTGTCCCTCAAGTTTGCCTCCTGCG GGCGGTGGTTCGTGAGCACAGGGAAGGACAACCTGCTCAATGCCTGGAGGACGCCGTACGGGGCCAGCATCTTCCAG TCCAAGGAGTCCtcctctgtgctcagttgtgacATCTCCGGGAACAACAAGTACATCGTGACAGGCTCTGGGGACAAGAAGGCCACCGTGTATGAGGTGGTCTACTGA